In the genome of Lathyrus oleraceus cultivar Zhongwan6 chromosome 4, CAAS_Psat_ZW6_1.0, whole genome shotgun sequence, the window GTCACAACAGGTTGGCAACAAAAACTCGTCACAGCAAGTTTGGTGCCGATGTTGAGACAACATGTTGTTTCTGCAATTTTGAAGAAACTATCAACCACCTGTTTTTTGAATGCCTCACCCGACGAAATATCTGGCAGCAAGTCCTTGACTGGCTGCAGATCACTCATGACCTTGAAAAATGGGAAGAGGAACTGAAGTGGATCGTGAACTCAAGCAAGGGCAAGGGGTGGAAAGTTCAGCTTTTGAAAAGTGCTGCAGCTGAAACTGTCCATGCCATTTGGAAATATAGAAACGATGTGTACTTTAGAAAGTCATCAATACTATAGTTTATAGGGGTCGGAGTAGCCCTAAGATTAGAGAGCACATTACTCATTTGATGTTAGTCTAGTTTAGGCTCTCATTCTTTTTGGTTTCCTTTGTCCCTTTTTGAGGGTTAGATCTTGTTTGATCAAGTTGTAAATAATTGTTTTTGAATTATTCCCTCCGTCTCATTAAAATAATTGTctttttataatattaatatagtatctattattattttttcacTATCATATCCCTATTTATTAATTTTTACTTTATTCAACCACTCTTTTAACTACAATTAATAGGGATATTCTAGTAAATTATATTAGttttatcatcaaaatcaacacATCTGATCATTTTTTTAAGAACTGTGAATTGTTCAAATTGGACACTTTTTATGAGACGGAGAGAGTAATATATCTTTTCTTGTCTCGAAAAAAAATCAAAACTAAATTTATCATATGATAACCTATtttttatttgtaattttacctaattatttaataaaagaaaatatataaaactgaaattattattttttttgtttgttatAAAAAAATAGTGAACATTTTTCTCCCGTAGATATTTATTGAGTGGAATATCTAAcatttaataatttaatttaagGAGACAATTGTGTTAGACAGTCGATAACCTACTATGGATTATGGTAAAACTGACATGAGCTTCAAGTTCTATCACGCCACTAGATGATATTATTGTCGGTAACGGTCGGCGATAATGATAAAGGAGAAGACATAGACATTGTCTATACTGAGAACGAGGGCGTTACTAGTGTTGCGTTTTGAATTTGAGGTTTACTGTCCCACCAGAGTTCTCTACCTCACATGTCACAAcaagaaaaaaaaattgttagGGGTTTAACCCCATACAATGTCAAAATCTACCTCATAATGCACAATTATGTGAGGTGTGAGATCACCTTGCAAAACACGTCATTGTAACTTTTGTGTCAGGGATTTAATACCTCACAAAGTTTGACGGGGGTTTAACCCCTCGTATAACCTATAATAAAAGTAGGTTCCTTTTCTAGGCCACAAACTAGCATAAATAGTAGCAATTTGGCGTAGCAGAGTGATGTTACATTTTTTGCTAGAGGTTAAACCATTTACAATGCAATATGATATTTTAGATTTTGTGAAGGgtattgaaattctggtatcagatatgagatgtcaaaggtaatgtcacgacactaatatctgaacaacagATGGAATATAAACAGAATAAAATTATTAAACAATAGAAAAACAACACAGGcagttgttaacccagttcggtgcaaacaaacctatgtctgggggctaccaagccatgaaggaaatccactaaacagaattagttcaaagactctcagtaaacaacttcaagttaaaatcttttcacctaatctctacccgtgtgacttctatctaagaactcttagatattagaccctactcactccccctcaatcacagcagtgatactagaacaaatactACAAATAGAGAAGACACACTTTaaggacacacacttgattttgcttaaaagcttcaatcaagtagacaaatacactcgtacttcaaagcttagagtgaaCAAACTACAACtcaaaactcagtccaattcacacatcaacagGATGAATGAATGACTCACAATTCACAAACGTACATTAGGCTAAAACCCTAATACTCACTCACTTCAACGTTCGTATTTTTCTATATATCACACAAGGTTTACGTCgtctttaaatagaagctttctGAATGGGTCTGGgcaacatgaaaccctaatccTATTTAACGCGTATTCCCTAGGAATTAGTAACAAATCATTCCTCTTTGGGAAAACAGAATATTTTGGCttttaaatagaattactccttgaataacgcatgcaatctccacataagcacacaaagacttgcatgaaaagcgcaacaaCAAACCACATAACATTaagactgaatgttctgtatgcacatgtcttaacatcgggttTGACATCTTGAATAAATCATGCCCAACTATTTTAAACAACCTGCAgaaagctgatatcacatgtcaagactacaagcgtgacatcttgtgataacactaagttataccaaaattgatgccaataCATAGAAAtaacaaactccccctttggcaaattttggctaaaacaaacaacagatcacacgttcacaagaaatcaattaaagtatcagttcagcagtagaagtaaacatacacacattactagcaaCTAGCCAACACACAAGCGCTTGTACTCAGAATACACCATACCCCCTTCAGCTAGTCCACAACAAGCAACAACCTGCTTCACACAGACATAACACAGAGAATCCTCCCCCTGTGCTAAACAAAAACCACCAGAAAATCCCCCCCTGTATCAGACAAACAGAGCAGTGACTAAACAGAGCAGTGACAACAATGCTACATCATCCATAGCTACTccttctccccctttttagccaaaagagaccaaagagacaaaataaatgtttATCTAGTCATTAACCGAAAAGCCATAAGTTAAAGGGCTACAACACCAAGTACAAACACAGTTGTAAGCAAGTTGAGATACAAACCAACACAGTAATACCAAAAACAAGAAAATCTACCAAAATAGCAAAAGACCAAGAAAATCACCAGGGAGACCAGAGTCAACAAGGCTACTCAATAgagcttgagcttgcagcttCTTCATCAGCACCAGAAACAGAATTGCCACTTGCATCATCATTGTTAACAGtcctctcactagaggtgtgaGCTTCAACTTCTTCTTCATGGTTGTCATTAGTATGTTCAATATTTTCACCATCAGCctgctccaagcttgcaatcaagGCTTCCAACGATTTTTTTCTAGCTGTGgctacccttatcccttcacCTAGCTCTTTGCATGTCTCCTTAAGCTCAGCAATAGTTCCAACTTTTAAGGTTGGCCTCTTCATGGCAGATGTCAGGATAATATCCTCGACATGACTTCCTTCAAATAGTTTGTAGTGCATAGACAgagcaggttttcttctactaggtaATTCATTAGAGCACAGAATACCAGGATGTTTATTCAAGATAATTCCCCAAatcatagagggaaaggcaattggcagcttcactgcattagtagttgcatgcttgatgatttatttaaacataaatctaccatagtcaaattTTACTTTTGTTCCAACAGCAAAAATAAACATCCCAAGGGTATTAGCAATGGTGGAGATTATTGTGATAGGATGGtatgtcgggtttttgttatcgtctcctcagggattgtgagatatcgccgcctttcgacagttgttttaattcttaacttGTAGTAACAACGGGGGTTTTAGTTttttgtcacggtatcttgcataaaagagtaagaaaatgcggtaaaatttttggtttttctatttgataaatattgtcaaagttagggttcgacgatcactttgcatgcatatgttcgatcaacaaaactcataaactcctttagatgataaactatttcacaaagtcctcccaatgtgtttatctctaacacacattgtgggttttcccattttgatccattgttgatctctcacacaatctaccaaaatgacaactttttggttcaactttatggtgaacaaaatcattcattactatctctagctaacaaacaagattggatgaaaacctaggtaaagagttggtaaacatctctcgatcataaaccaacacaaagagttatcaataaaacaaagttttcatcatatattcatcattaaagattttacaaatgaagatcatcccatatacatacaaagcttgtgatcacctacatctaaccttgacaaaatgaaggacttagctactcattttcatggtagcttgtacaaCAAGTTTTGGTTGAAGGTTGATtaacatccgagt includes:
- the LOC127138145 gene encoding uncharacterized protein LOC127138145, yielding MARPRALFIFWLACHNRLATKTRHSKFGADVETTCCFCNFEETINHLFFECLTRRNIWQQVLDWLQITHDLEKWEEELKWIVNSSKGKGWKVQLLKSAAAETVHAIWKYRNDVYFRKSSIL